Proteins co-encoded in one Tepidimicrobium xylanilyticum genomic window:
- a CDS encoding LexA family protein — protein MLNEKESKLFDAIVKYIDENGYSPSVRELSEIVGFKSTSTVHRYLSKLEEKGYIERRENSPRALRVL, from the coding sequence ATGCTAAATGAAAAAGAATCTAAACTATTTGATGCTATCGTAAAATACATAGATGAAAATGGATATAGTCCATCTGTAAGAGAGTTAAGTGAAATTGTAGGTTTTAAGTCTACAAGTACAGTTCATAGATATTTAAGTAAGTTGGAGGAAAAAGGATATATTGAGAGAAGAGAGAATAGCCCAAGAGCATTAAGGGTTTTATAA
- a CDS encoding helix-turn-helix transcriptional regulator, whose product MSNSNITETFHHSQNLLKSTSDLPTIGFRIKYYRLLNNMKQEELAVKAGLDRATIIRYENNLVEHSINIIDKISHALGVNPTIIYDDYFRFISSDYGKKIKQLRIKFNLTQKGLGSLLQVHRKTISK is encoded by the coding sequence ATTAGCAATAGTAACATTACGGAAACATTTCATCATAGCCAAAATTTACTTAAATCCACTTCAGATTTACCTACAATAGGCTTCCGTATTAAATATTATAGATTATTAAACAATATGAAACAAGAAGAACTTGCAGTAAAGGCTGGATTAGATAGAGCTACTATTATCAGATATGAAAACAATTTAGTAGAACATTCTATAAATATTATTGATAAAATATCACATGCACTTGGAGTAAATCCTACCATCATATATGATGATTATTTTAGATTTATTAGTAGCGATTACGGTAAGAAAATTAAACAATTAAGAATTAAGTTTAATTTAACTCAAAAAGGCTTAGGTAGTTTGTTGCAAGTCCACAGAAAAACAATTTCAAAATGA